In Juglans regia cultivar Chandler chromosome 13, Walnut 2.0, whole genome shotgun sequence, the following proteins share a genomic window:
- the LOC118344280 gene encoding wall-associated receptor kinase 2-like, whose protein sequence is MGLRKMFLELVTCVAVILSGMGAAAVAFQIAKPNCEDRCGDVEIPYPFGTTKGCYLNEDFFMRCNDSSGHPPELIAGINLTVTKISMDGELDILMYIAHQCYENGVLGYNNNPWLNYPAFTVSNTKNKFFAIGCDTYAYLNAFRNNERFSIGCMSICRSLQNVENGSCTGIGCCQVEIPKGLKNFTLDARSYRNHTNVSTFNPCGFAFVTRQEEFDFASDYLISLREKETYPMVLDWAIGDEKCETAQTKPDYVCGGNSSCENPPDGVAGYRCRCEEGYDGNPYLPHGCQDINECEADPKPCNITTSKCNNTDGNFTCICLDGYEGDGKIINGTGCRLKAGANLQSRINIIIPLAISIGLLGLFVGGSSIYCGLKRRKLIKLKEKFFEENGGLLLQQKLSINYSTSMETAKIFSVEELENATNNYDERRILGQGSYGTVYRGDLPDNKVVAIKKSKICDKSQIEQFINEVIVLTQINHRNVVKMLGCCLETEVPLLVYEFITNGTLSSHIHDKTLSSLLSWEKRLKIASETAGALAYLHSSTSVPIIHRDVKPANILLDDSYSAKVADFGTSILVPLDQIELSTLVKGTLGYLDPEYFYSSQLTEKSDVYSFGVVMAELLTGKKALCFDRPENDRSLAMFFNSAIKEDRLHQILDNQIVNDGNINVIDEVAKIAKWCLSVKGDDRPTMKEVAMELEGLRIMGKHPWVKADLFTEETEYLLGAPTHSFNIDINNASSSMITTVGLESMKNQVVKPLNDGR, encoded by the exons ATGGGTTTGCGTAAGATGTTCTTGGAATTAGTGACATGTGTTGCTGTGATATTGTCGGGAATGGGTGCCGCAGCTGTAGCATTTCAAATAGCCAAGCCTAACTGCGAGGATCGGTGTGGAGACGTTGAAATTCCATATCCATTTGGTACAACTAAAGGTTGCTACCTAAATGAGGATTTCTTCATGAGATGTAACGATTCGTCCGGCCATCCTCCTGAATTAATAGCCGGTATAAATTTGACTGTCACAAAGATTTCCATGGACGGCGAGCTTGACATCTTGATGTATATAGCCCATCAGTGTTACGAGAATGGTGTGCTTGGGTATAACAACAATCCCTGGCTCAACTACCCGGCTTTCACAGTTTCCAACACCAAAAACAAGTTCTTCGCCATCGGCTGTGACACTTACGCCTACCTCAATGCTTTCCGAAACAATGAACGGTTCTCGATAGGCTGCATGTCTATATGTCGAAGTCTTCAAAATGTCGAAAATGGATCTTGCACTGGGATTGGGTGTTGCCAGGTTGAAATCCCAAAGGGACTGAAGAACTTTACTTTGGATGCTCGTAGCTATCGCAATCACACAAATGTCTCTACATTCAATCCATGCGGCTTTGCTTTTGTGACTAGACAAGAAGAGTTTGATTTCGCCTCTGATTATCTTATAAGCCTGCGAGAGAAAGAGACCTATCCAATGGTTCTTGATTGGGCAATCGGTGATGAAAAGTGTGAAACTGCTCAAACCAAGCCAGATTACGTATGTGGAGGGAACAGCTCATGTGAAAATCCCCCAGACGGTGTCGCTGGGTATCGTTGCAGGTGCGAAGAAGGCTATGACGGAAACCCATACCTCCCTCATGGTTGCCAAG ATATTAATGAGTGCGAAGCAGATCCGAAACCTTGCAATATTACTACATCAAAATGCAACAACACTGACGGGAATTTTACATGTATTTGCCTCGACGGATACGAAGGAGATGGGAAGATCATAAACGGAACCGGTTGCAGACTTAAAGCCGGGGCCAACCTGCAATCAAGGATCAATATCATTATTCCACTCG CTATCAGCATTGGACTCTTAGGATTGTTTGTGGGAGGTTCTTCAATATATTGTGGacttaaaagaagaaaactcaTCAAGTTAAAAGAGAAATTCTTCGAAGAAAATGGTGGCTTGTTGTTGCAACAAAAACTCTCAATTAATTATAGCACTTCAATGGAGACTGCCAAAATATTTAGTGTGGAAGAACTTGAAAACGCTACTAACAATTATGATGAGAGAAGAATCCTTGGGCAAGGAAGCTATGGAACTGTTTATAGAGGAGACCTACCAGACAACAAAGTTGTTGCCATTAAGAAATCAAAGATTTGTGATAAGAGTCAAATTGAGCAATTCATAAATGAAGTTATTGTGCTTACTCAAATTAACCATAGAAATGTGGTTAAGATGTTAGGTTGTTGTCTAGAAACAGAAGTGCCTTTACTAGTTTATGAATTCATCACAAATGGGACTCTTTCTAGTCACATTCATGATAAAACCCTATCATCCTTGCTCTCATGGGAAAAGCGTTTGAAGATAGCGTCAGAAACTGCAGGGGCGCTCGCATACTTGCATTCCTCAACTTCTGTGCCAATTATACACAGGGATGTGAAACCTGCAAATATACTTTTAGATGATAGCTATTCAGCAAAAGTGGCTGACTTTGGAACTTCAATTTTGGTCCCTCTTGATCAAATAGAATTATCTACATTGGTGAAGGGAACTCTAGGATATTTAGATCCAGAATACTTTTATAGTAGCCAACTTACAGAAAAAAGTGATGTCTATAGTTTTGGTGTTGTTATGGCAGAGTTATTGACAGGTAAGAAAGCCCTTTGTTTTGATAGGCCtgaaaatgatagaagtttGGCAATGTTCTTTAACTCTGCAATAAAAGAGGATCGCTTGCATCAAATTCTTGACAATCAAATTGTCAATGACGGCAATATTAATGTAATAGATGAAGTTGCTAAAATTGCAAAATGGTGCTTAAGTGTAAAAGGGGATGATAGGCCAACTATGAAGGAAGTGGCAATGGAACTAGAAGGATTGAGAATTATGGGAAAACATCCGTGGGTAAAGGCTGATCTCTTTACAGAAGAGACTGAATACTTGCTTGGGGCACCTACACACTCTTTCAACATTGATATCAACAATGCTTCTTCTTCTATGATCACAACAGTTGGGCTTGAGAGTATGAAGAACCAAGTCGTGAAACCATTAAATGACGGTAGATGA
- the LOC108981029 gene encoding wall-associated receptor kinase 2-like, with translation MFLQITCVVLILSELAAAAVAAPLAKPNCPDRCGDVEIPYPFGTTTDCYLNKRFLINCTDPPSSPAQPLFGNVVVTNISIDGQLDILNFIAFECFENSGGVLEYDNEPSLRVRDFTISNTKNKFVAVGCDTYAFLNAYQNDEFFSIGCTSTCQSLRNVANGSSCSGIGCCQVDIPKGLKNFTLDARSYNNHTDVIEFNPCSYAFVAKQDGFNFSSDYLESLRGNKTYPMVLDWAIGDTTCEIAEHQPGYVCGRNSQCYNSQNGDGYLCKCISEGYEGNPYLEDGCQDINECEADPNPCNTTTSTCKNTDGNFTCICHDGYEGDGKITSGIGCRPIARANKSSINIIIPLAISIGIVGLFVGGSSIYCGLERRKLIKLKEKFFQQNGGLLLQQKLSNYRASMETTKIFSAEELQNATNNYDESRVLGQGSFGTVYRGVLPDNKIVAIKKSKICDRTQIEQFINEVIVLTQINHRNVVRMLGCCLETEVPLLVYEFITNGTLSSHINDKNLSSSLSWEKRLKIASETAGALAYLHSSTSVPIIHRDVKPANILLDDNYSAKVADFGTSILVHLDQTELSTLVKGTFGYLDPEYFYSNQLTEKSDVYSFGVVVAELLTGKKALSFDRPEKDRSLAMYFNSAVKEDRLRQILDDQIVNDVNINAIDEVANIAKWCLSVRGDDRPTMKEVAMELEGLRIMGKHPWVKADLYTEETENLLGPPTHSFNIDVYNGSSSTITTVGLESMRTQVVKPLDHDGR, from the exons ATGTTCTTGCAAATTACATGTGTTGTTCTGATATTGTCAGAACTGGCAGCTGCAGCAGTAGCAGCTCCATTAGCCAAGCCTAACTGCCCAGATCGGTGCGGAGATGTCGAAATTCCTTATCCATTTGGTACAACTACAGATTGCTACctaaataaaagatttttgaTCAATTGTACCGACCCGCCTTCCAGCCCCGCCCAACCACTATTTGGAAATGTAGTTGTCACCAACATTTCTATCGACGGTCAGCTTGACATCTTGAATTTTATAGCCTTTGAGTGTTTTGAAAACTCGGGTGGTGTGCTTGAGTATGACAATGAACCCTCTCTCCGTGTCCGagatttcacaatttccaacaccAAAAACAAGTTCGTGGCCGTCGGCTGTGACACTTACGCCTTCCTCAATGCTTACCAGAACGACGAATTCTTCTCCATAGGCTGCACCTCTACATGTCAAAGTCTTAGAAATGTCGCCAATGGATCATCTTGCTCTGGAATTGGGTGTTGCCAGGTTGACATTCCGAAAGGATTGAAGAACTTTACTTTAGATGCACGCAGCTATAACAATCACACGGATGTCATTGAATTCAATCCATGCAGCTATGCTTTTGTGGCTAAACAAGACGGGTTCAACTTCTCCTCTGATTATCTTGAAAGCCTGCGAGGGAATAAGACCTATCCAATGGTTCTTGATTGGGCAATCGGTGATACAACATGTGAAATTGCCGAACACCAGCCGGGTTACGTATGTGGAAGGAACAGCCAATGTTATAATTCCCAAAACGGTGATGGATATCTTTGCAAGTGCATTAGTGAAGGTTATGAAGGAAATCCATACCTCGAGGATGGTTGCCAAG ATATAAATGAGTGCGAAGCAGACCCGAACCCCTGCAATACTACAACGTCAACATGCAAGAACACTGATGGGAATTTTACCTGTATTTGCCACGACGGATACGAAGGTGATGGGAAGATCACAAGTGGAATAGGTTGCAGACCTATAGCACGGGCCAACAAATCTagcattaatatcattattccTCTcg CTATCAGCATTGGCATCGTAGGATTGTTTGTGGGAGGTTCTTCAATATATTGTGGactagaaagaagaaaactcatCAAGCTAAAAGAGAAGTTCTTCCAACAAAATGGTGGATTGTTGTTACAACAAAAACTCTCGAATTATAGAGCTTCAATGGAGACTACCAAAATCTTTAGCGCGGAAGAACTTCAAAATGCTACCAATAATTACGATGAAAGTAGAGTTCTTGGCCAAGGTAGCTTTGGAACTGTTTATAGAGGAGTCTTACCAGACAACAAAATTGTTGCCATTAAGAAATCAAAAATTTGTGATAGGACTCAAATTGAGCAATTCATAAATGAAGTTATTGTGCTTACCCAAATTAACCATAGAAATGTGGTTAGGATGTTAGGTTGTTGTCTAGAAACAGAGGTCCCATTACTAGTCTATGAATTCATCACGAATGGGACTCTTTCTAGTCATATTAATGATAAAAacctatcatcctcactctcatgGGAAAAACGTTTGAAGATAGCATCAGAAACTGCAGGGGCGCTTGCATACTTGCATTCCTCAACTTCCGTGCCAATTATACACAGGGATGTGAAACCTGCCAATATACTTTTAGATGATAACTATTCAGCAAAAGTGGCTGACTTTGGAACTTCAATTTTGGTCCATCTTGATCAAACAGAATTATCTACGTTGGTGAAGGGAACTTTTGGATATTTAGACCCAGAATACTTTTATAGTAACCAGCTTACAGAAAAAAGTGATGTCTACAGTTTTGGTGTTGTTGTGGCAGAGTTACTGACAGGTAAGAAAGCGCTTTCTTTTGATAGGCCTGAAAAGGATAGAAGTTTGGCAATGTACTTTAACTCTGCTGTAAAAGAGGATCGCTTGCGTCAAATTCTTGATGATCAAATTGTCAATGATGTCAATATTAATGCAATAGATGAAGTTGCTAATATTGCAAAATGGTGCTTAAGTGTAAGAGGGGACGATAGGCCAACTATGAAGGAAGTAGCAATGGAGCTAGAAGGATTGAGAATTATGGGAAAACATCCATGGGTAAAGGCTGATCTTTATACAGAGGAAACCGAAAACTTGCTTGGGCCACCTACACACTCCTTCAACATTGATGTCTACAATGGTTCTTCATCTACCATCACAACAGTTGGGCTTGAAAGTATGAGGACCCAAGTCGTGAAACCATTAGATCATGACGGCAGATGA